The Polaribacter tangerinus genome has a segment encoding these proteins:
- a CDS encoding helicase HerA-like domain-containing protein yields MNPQEEFLTFINEGYQTKGDYISLGAAMLGEETITNAFVKVPLKTLNRHGLVAGATGTGKTKTLQVLAENLSEKGVPVLLMDIKGDLSGLAKKSPGHPKIEERHTKIGFPFTPQKFPIEVLTISEQNGTRMRATVSEFGPVLLSRILDLTETQSGIVAIIFKYCDDNNYALLDIKDFKKVLQFVTNEGKEEIQQEYGRISTSSTGAILRKIVEIEQQGGDLFFGEKSFDVNDLTRLDENGKGIISVLRLTDIQDKPKLFSTFMLQLLAEVYENFPEQGDSGRPELVIFIDEAHLVFEEASKALLNQIESIVKLIRSKGIGLYFVTQNPKDVPEDILAQLGLKIQHALRAFTAKDRKAIKLAAENYPISPYYDTKEVLTKLGIGEAFVSVLNEKGIPTPLARTMLRAPMSRMDILTNKELTEVINTSRIYYKYNENLDRESAYELLNKKIAAVEQEEAKEKEIAEKRKRSNTVTRRSSRQNPIVKVLTSATFIRAAFGILKKVLK; encoded by the coding sequence ATGAATCCACAAGAAGAATTTTTAACGTTTATAAATGAAGGCTATCAAACGAAAGGAGATTATATTTCTTTGGGAGCCGCTATGTTAGGAGAGGAAACGATAACAAATGCTTTTGTAAAAGTCCCTTTAAAAACTCTCAATAGGCATGGGTTAGTAGCAGGAGCTACTGGTACTGGCAAAACAAAAACATTACAAGTATTAGCAGAAAACTTATCTGAAAAAGGTGTACCTGTTCTTTTAATGGATATAAAAGGAGATTTATCAGGATTGGCAAAAAAAAGTCCTGGACATCCTAAAATAGAAGAAAGACATACAAAAATTGGATTTCCTTTTACACCTCAAAAATTTCCGATAGAAGTATTAACTATTTCTGAACAAAATGGTACAAGAATGAGAGCGACTGTCTCTGAATTTGGCCCCGTTTTATTGTCTAGAATTTTAGACTTAACAGAAACTCAAAGTGGTATTGTTGCCATTATTTTTAAGTATTGCGACGACAATAATTATGCTTTATTAGATATTAAAGATTTTAAAAAAGTTTTACAATTTGTTACCAATGAAGGTAAGGAAGAAATTCAGCAAGAATATGGTCGGATTTCAACTTCTTCTACGGGTGCAATTTTGAGAAAAATTGTAGAAATAGAACAACAAGGTGGTGATTTATTTTTTGGAGAGAAATCTTTTGATGTAAATGATTTAACTCGTTTAGATGAAAATGGTAAAGGAATTATATCTGTTTTAAGGCTTACAGATATTCAAGATAAACCTAAATTATTTTCTACCTTTATGTTGCAACTATTGGCAGAGGTTTACGAGAATTTTCCGGAGCAAGGAGATTCTGGTAGGCCAGAATTAGTTATTTTTATAGATGAAGCTCACTTGGTTTTTGAAGAAGCATCAAAAGCATTGTTAAATCAGATAGAAAGTATTGTAAAGTTAATTCGCTCTAAAGGTATAGGTTTGTACTTTGTAACTCAAAACCCGAAGGACGTTCCTGAAGATATTTTAGCTCAATTGGGTTTAAAAATACAGCATGCATTAAGAGCTTTTACGGCAAAAGATAGAAAAGCAATAAAGTTAGCGGCAGAAAATTATCCAATTTCTCCTTATTACGATACCAAAGAAGTTTTAACAAAATTAGGTATTGGAGAAGCATTTGTATCTGTATTAAATGAAAAAGGAATTCCTACACCTTTGGCAAGAACAATGTTAAGGGCTCCTATGAGTAGAATGGATATATTAACAAATAAAGAACTTACTGAAGTAATTAATACCTCTAGGATTTACTATAAGTATAATGAAAACTTAGACAGAGAAAGTGCCTACGAGTTGTTAAACAAAAAAATAGCTGCTGTAGAGCAAGAAGAAGCAAAAGAAAAAGAAATTGCAGAAAAAAGAAAACGCTCTAATACGGTAACAAGAAGGAGTTCAAGGCAAAACCCGATAGTTAAGGTATTAACAAGTGCCACTTTTATAAGAGCAGCATTCGGAATTTTAAAAAAAGTTTTAAAGTAA
- a CDS encoding cupin domain-containing protein → MKKKYTVQKSPFVVPTTDGKLIEEHFGNATHRNSQLSLAHMIAPPNWSEPFQTPEFVEYTYIISGKKQFNINGELIVLEAGQSIKIEKNTRVQYSNPFSEPCEYIAICLPAFSIETVHREE, encoded by the coding sequence ATGAAAAAAAAATACACTGTTCAAAAATCACCATTTGTAGTTCCCACTACAGATGGCAAATTAATAGAAGAACATTTTGGTAATGCAACCCATAGAAACTCTCAGTTAAGTTTAGCGCACATGATTGCTCCACCAAATTGGAGTGAGCCATTTCAAACCCCAGAATTTGTAGAATACACCTATATTATTAGTGGGAAAAAGCAATTTAACATTAATGGTGAGTTGATAGTTTTAGAAGCGGGTCAGTCTATAAAAATTGAAAAGAATACACGCGTTCAATATTCAAATCCTTTTTCAGAACCTTGTGAATATATTGCTATTTGTTTGCCTGCTTTTTCTATAGAAACAGTTCATAGAGAAGAGTAG
- a CDS encoding YitT family protein → MNTKKASTYFYEYFQIFVGILLASIGLKAFLLPNGFLDGGVTGIALLIQTQIPLNVSILLIVISIPFLILGYYTVSKRIVVKSIISILGLAIFIHLENFETITDDKLLISIFGGLLVGSGIGIAIRNGAVLDGSEILGIYLNDKFGISIGKIVLLFNVILFSITAFVVSVEVALYSILTYIIAAKVTDTVIEGFEDFIGVTIVSKQNTIIKKAIMLELGVGLTIYKGSSGFGNNGKMNDFDIIHSIVNRIDIRKMYRIVQEIDPNAFIVEFDVNNVKGGVLRHYIDKKKNRKLSKIPRL, encoded by the coding sequence ATGAATACTAAAAAAGCTAGTACCTACTTTTATGAATACTTTCAAATTTTTGTAGGGATACTTCTTGCAAGTATTGGACTAAAAGCTTTTTTACTACCAAATGGATTTTTAGACGGTGGTGTAACAGGAATAGCTCTGTTAATACAAACTCAAATTCCTCTAAACGTTTCTATTTTACTTATAGTAATAAGTATTCCTTTTCTAATTTTAGGATATTATACCGTTTCTAAAAGAATCGTTGTAAAGTCTATAATCAGTATTTTAGGATTGGCAATTTTTATACATCTAGAAAATTTTGAAACCATTACCGATGATAAATTACTCATTTCTATTTTTGGTGGTTTATTAGTTGGAAGTGGTATAGGAATAGCCATAAGAAATGGTGCTGTTTTAGATGGTTCGGAAATTTTAGGTATTTACCTAAATGATAAATTCGGAATTAGCATCGGTAAAATAGTACTACTATTCAATGTTATATTATTTAGCATTACTGCCTTTGTAGTTTCTGTAGAAGTAGCATTGTACTCTATTCTTACCTATATAATTGCAGCAAAAGTTACCGATACTGTTATTGAAGGTTTTGAAGATTTTATTGGAGTTACCATTGTATCAAAACAAAACACTATTATTAAAAAAGCAATTATGCTAGAATTGGGTGTAGGGCTCACAATTTACAAAGGCTCTTCTGGTTTCGGAAATAATGGAAAAATGAATGATTTTGATATCATACACTCTATTGTAAACAGAATAGATATTAGAAAAATGTATAGGATTGTTCAAGAAATAGATCCGAATGCCTTTATTGTAGAGTTTGATGTAAACAACGTAAAAGGTGGTGTTTTGAGGCACTATATTGATAAAAAGAAAAATAGAAAACTTTCTAAAATACCAAGACTGTAA
- the folD gene encoding bifunctional methylenetetrahydrofolate dehydrogenase/methenyltetrahydrofolate cyclohydrolase FolD: MTLLDGKKTAADIKEEIALEVRELKNNDQKVPHLAAIIVGNNGASVTYVNAKVKACERVGFESTLIRLEENISEDDLLNEIEILNIDKDIDGFIVQLPLPKHIDEQKILMAVNPEKDVDGFHPTNVGKMALNLPTFISATPFGILELLDRYNIETSGKHVVVLGRSHIVGSPMSILLSQKRKVGNATVTMCHSRTKNLTQITQQADIIIAAIGIPEFLKATMIKDNVTIIDVGITRMADPSKKNGFRLVGDVAFDEVAKKADYITPVPGGVGPMTIAMLLKNTLLACKRRN, from the coding sequence ATGACACTCTTAGACGGTAAAAAAACAGCAGCAGATATTAAAGAAGAAATTGCTTTAGAGGTTAGAGAATTAAAAAACAATGACCAAAAGGTACCGCACTTAGCAGCAATTATAGTAGGAAATAATGGAGCAAGTGTAACTTATGTAAATGCCAAAGTAAAAGCTTGTGAAAGAGTCGGTTTCGAATCTACATTAATTCGATTAGAAGAAAATATCAGCGAAGATGACTTACTAAACGAAATAGAAATATTAAATATAGACAAAGATATTGATGGGTTTATTGTTCAGCTACCACTTCCAAAACATATCGATGAACAAAAAATATTAATGGCCGTTAACCCAGAAAAAGATGTAGATGGTTTTCATCCAACGAATGTTGGAAAAATGGCATTAAATTTGCCTACCTTTATCTCAGCCACCCCTTTCGGTATCTTAGAATTATTAGATCGTTATAACATAGAAACTTCAGGCAAACATGTAGTTGTTTTAGGTAGAAGTCACATTGTTGGTAGCCCAATGAGTATTTTACTCTCTCAAAAAAGAAAAGTAGGAAACGCTACAGTAACCATGTGCCATAGTAGAACAAAAAATTTAACACAAATTACGCAACAGGCAGATATTATTATTGCAGCCATTGGAATACCAGAGTTTTTAAAAGCAACAATGATAAAAGACAACGTAACCATTATTGATGTTGGTATAACTAGAATGGCAGATCCTTCTAAAAAAAATGGTTTTAGATTGGTAGGTGATGTTGCTTTTGACGAAGTGGCAAAAAAAGCCGATTATATAACGCCTGTTCCCGGCGGTGTTGGTCCTATGACAATTGCAATGTTATTAAAAAACACTCTTTTAGCGTGTAAAAGAAGAAATTAA
- the ffh gene encoding signal recognition particle protein: MFNNLSDKLDKALHTLKGHGKITEVNVAETLKEVRRALLDADVNFKIAKEFTKRVQTKAIGQDVLTTLNPGQLMVKLVKDELTDLMGGETVGVNLAGAPTVILMSGLQGSGKTTFSGKLANYLKTKKSKQVLLVGCDVYRPAAINQLQVVGEQIGLEVYAEVGNNNPVEISENAIKHAKATGKNVVIIDTAGRLAVDEEMMNEISNIHKAIKPQETLFVVDSMTGQDAVNTAKAFNDILNFDGVILTKLDGDTRGGAALSIKSVVDKPIKFIGTGEKMDAIDVFHPDRMADRILGMGDVISLVERAQDQYDEQEARKLQKKIAKNQFGFDDFLNQIQQIKKMGSMKDLMGMIPGAGKALKNVDIDDDAFKGIEAIIHSMTPSERSQPATINSSRKKRIAKGSGTSIQEVNQLMKQFNQMSKMMKMMQGGGGKKMMQMMKGMQ; this comes from the coding sequence ATGTTTAATAATTTAAGCGATAAACTAGATAAAGCCTTACACACCCTAAAAGGACACGGTAAAATTACAGAAGTTAACGTTGCAGAAACTTTAAAAGAAGTACGAAGAGCGTTGCTAGATGCCGATGTAAACTTTAAAATAGCCAAAGAATTTACCAAAAGAGTACAAACAAAAGCTATTGGCCAAGACGTACTTACCACCCTAAACCCTGGTCAATTGATGGTAAAATTGGTTAAAGACGAATTAACCGATTTAATGGGAGGAGAAACTGTTGGAGTAAACTTAGCAGGGGCTCCAACCGTAATTTTAATGTCTGGTTTACAGGGTTCTGGTAAAACTACTTTTTCTGGAAAATTAGCTAATTATTTAAAAACAAAAAAATCAAAACAAGTTCTCTTAGTAGGATGTGATGTATACAGACCTGCAGCAATTAATCAACTTCAAGTAGTTGGAGAACAAATTGGTTTAGAAGTATATGCTGAGGTAGGCAACAACAACCCTGTAGAAATCTCTGAAAACGCTATAAAACATGCCAAAGCTACAGGTAAAAATGTGGTTATTATTGATACTGCAGGACGATTGGCTGTTGATGAGGAGATGATGAATGAAATTTCAAACATTCACAAAGCTATAAAACCACAAGAAACATTATTTGTGGTAGATTCTATGACAGGGCAAGATGCTGTAAATACTGCAAAAGCCTTTAATGATATCTTAAATTTTGATGGAGTAATTTTAACAAAATTAGATGGTGATACTCGTGGTGGAGCTGCTTTATCTATAAAGTCTGTGGTAGACAAACCAATAAAGTTTATTGGTACAGGAGAAAAAATGGATGCCATAGATGTTTTTCATCCCGATAGAATGGCAGACAGAATTCTTGGAATGGGAGATGTTATTTCTTTAGTTGAAAGAGCACAAGACCAATATGATGAACAAGAAGCAAGAAAATTACAGAAAAAAATTGCTAAAAATCAATTTGGCTTTGATGATTTCTTAAATCAGATTCAGCAAATAAAAAAAATGGGAAGCATGAAAGACCTTATGGGCATGATTCCTGGAGCTGGAAAAGCACTAAAAAATGTTGATATTGATGATGATGCTTTTAAGGGGATAGAAGCAATTATACATTCAATGACACCCTCTGAAAGAAGTCAACCTGCAACTATTAACTCGAGCAGAAAGAAAAGAATTGCAAAAGGTTCAGGAACCTCAATTCAAGAAGTAAATCAGTTAATGAAGCAATTTAACCAAATGAGTAAAATGATGAAAATGATGCAAGGTGGCGGTGGTAAAAAAATGATGCAAATGATGAAAGGTATGCAATAA